A single Anopheles funestus chromosome 2RL, idAnoFuneDA-416_04, whole genome shotgun sequence DNA region contains:
- the LOC125774812 gene encoding AP-1 complex subunit sigma-2 isoform X1, with product MLQFMLLFSRQGKLRLQKWYVAHSDKVKKKITRELITTILSRKPKMCSFLEWKDCTIVYKRYASLYFCCAIEQNDNELLTLEVIHRYVELLDKYFGSVCELDIIFNFEKAYFILDELLVGGEIQETSKKNVLKAIAAQDVLQEDETPQGFFEDHGLG from the exons ATG CTGCAGTTTATGCTTCTGTTCAGCCGACAAGGCAAACTTAGGCTACAGAAATGGTACGTCGCACACTCGGATAAAGTGAAGAAGAAGATCACTCGCGAACTGATCACAACAATCCTCTCCCGAAAGCCGAAAATGTGTTCCTTCTTGGAGTGGAAAGACTGCACCATCGTTTACAAAAG ATATGCCAGCTTGTACTTTTGTTGCGCTATCGAACAAAACGATAATGAGCTGTTAACACTGGAAGTAATACACAGATACGTGGAACTGTTGGACAAGTACTTCGGTAGT GTCTGTGAGCTGGACATCATTTTCAACTTCGAGAAGGCCTATTTCATACTGGACGAGCTGCTGGTGGGAGGTGAAATACAGGAAACGTCCAAAAAGAATGTCCTCAAGGCAATAGCGGCTCAAGATGTGCTACAAGAG GACGAAACGCCACAAGGATTCTTCGAGGATCATGGGCTCGGATAG
- the LOC125774812 gene encoding AP-1 complex subunit sigma-2 isoform X2, with the protein MLQFMLLFSRQGKLRLQKWYVAHSDKVKKKITRELITTILSRKPKMCSFLEWKDCTIVYKRYASLYFCCAIEQNDNELLTLEVIHRYVELLDKYFGSVCELDIIFNFEKAYFILDELLVGGEIQETSKKNVLKAIAAQDVLQEVLDDEDYFLLY; encoded by the exons ATG CTGCAGTTTATGCTTCTGTTCAGCCGACAAGGCAAACTTAGGCTACAGAAATGGTACGTCGCACACTCGGATAAAGTGAAGAAGAAGATCACTCGCGAACTGATCACAACAATCCTCTCCCGAAAGCCGAAAATGTGTTCCTTCTTGGAGTGGAAAGACTGCACCATCGTTTACAAAAG ATATGCCAGCTTGTACTTTTGTTGCGCTATCGAACAAAACGATAATGAGCTGTTAACACTGGAAGTAATACACAGATACGTGGAACTGTTGGACAAGTACTTCGGTAGT GTCTGTGAGCTGGACATCATTTTCAACTTCGAGAAGGCCTATTTCATACTGGACGAGCTGCTGGTGGGAGGTGAAATACAGGAAACGTCCAAAAAGAATGTCCTCAAGGCAATAGCGGCTCAAGATGTGCTACAAGAG GTCTTAGATGATGAAGATTATTTCCTATTGTACTAA
- the LOC125774812 gene encoding AP-1 complex subunit sigma-2 isoform X3 has protein sequence MLQFMLLFSRQGKLRLQKWYVAHSDKVKKKITRELITTILSRKPKMCSFLEWKDCTIVYKRYASLYFCCAIEQNDNELLTLEVIHRYVELLDKYFGSVCELDIIFNFEKAYFILDELLVGGEIQETSKKNVLKAIAAQDVLQEDLNETLN, from the exons ATG CTGCAGTTTATGCTTCTGTTCAGCCGACAAGGCAAACTTAGGCTACAGAAATGGTACGTCGCACACTCGGATAAAGTGAAGAAGAAGATCACTCGCGAACTGATCACAACAATCCTCTCCCGAAAGCCGAAAATGTGTTCCTTCTTGGAGTGGAAAGACTGCACCATCGTTTACAAAAG ATATGCCAGCTTGTACTTTTGTTGCGCTATCGAACAAAACGATAATGAGCTGTTAACACTGGAAGTAATACACAGATACGTGGAACTGTTGGACAAGTACTTCGGTAGT GTCTGTGAGCTGGACATCATTTTCAACTTCGAGAAGGCCTATTTCATACTGGACGAGCTGCTGGTGGGAGGTGAAATACAGGAAACGTCCAAAAAGAATGTCCTCAAGGCAATAGCGGCTCAAGATGTGCTACAAGAG GATTTAAACGAAACCCTTAACTGA
- the LOC125774793 gene encoding zinc finger protein 471-like → MDTARRNASSTATAARDSRVALIDFKKICRICGKSDETLTSVHSRYQNDLRGKIVKYLNVDIEENGTLPTKICFCCKDIITKWHDLYEKCRVMEKRFDTILKSCEEQLQTELHSNGTREEQNDKNGCSSSKEDVECGERLDSAANAAAQESVPTTPEQESQKSQKTSPKCRTITCTFCRTDGSANGNIRYESQTALVDHMKDQHWEQIFHCEQCDNYLDRAILIEHMTMHALSLLQPPPATEGTEQEPDSLASGSGMGEDEPEGEMEEAEGSQQTTELKSGEGSTNKENDEKDLAAAAPETMKAVEGRKLYCNICEKTLGNRSAYSYHVNQVHLNIKKFDCTFCEKKFGNRRLLNNHIANLHSRERNFGCTVCDKRFKTNVALYNHMRVHDDKLQFSCRFCDKKFRFRNHLVSHELVHLDERNYSCSQCDKKFNTNECLQKHKLTHVTTEPYQCPLCGFSTKQKRYLVLHAKRIHMVR, encoded by the exons ATGGATACGGCACGGAGAAATGCGTCCAGCACGGCCACTGCGGCTCGTGATTCCAGGGTGGCCCTTATCGATTTCAAGAAGATTTGTCGCATCTGTGGAAAATCGGATGAAACGCTTACCTCGGTGCATTCGCGCTACCAAAATGATCTGCGGGGCAAGATTGTAAAGTATCTGAACGTTGATATCGAAGAAAATGGTACATTGCCGACGAAAATTTGCTTCTGCTGCAAAGATATCATCACCAAGTGGCATGATCTGTACGAGAAGTGTCGTGTGATGGAAAAACGGTTCGATACGATACTGAAATCCTGCGAAGAGCAACTACAAACGGAACTGCATTCAAATGGTACGCGGGAAGAACAGAACGACAAAAATGGCTGTTCATCTTCGAAGGAAGACGTTGAATGTGGGGAAAGATTGGACAGTGCAGCTAATGCAGCAGCACAGGAATCAGTACCTACTACACCCGAGCAGGAATCTCAGAAAAG TCAAAAAACTTCACCTAAATGCAGAACAATTACATGCACGTTTTGCCGTACGGATGGATCCGCTAATGGTAACATACGATATGAGTCTCAAACGGCACTAGTGGATCACATGAAGGATCAACATTGGGAGCAGATCTTTCATTGCGAGCAATGCGACAACTATCTCGATCGTGCCATTCTTATTGAGCACATGACAATGCATGCATTAAGCTTACTGCAACCCCCACCCGCTACCGAAGGAACGGAACAAGAGCCGGATAGTTTGGCTTCCGGTTCAGGCATGGGTGAAGATGAACCAGAAGGTGAAATGGAAGAGGCTGAGGGTAGCCAACAAACGACAGAACTAAAATCTGGCGAAGGTAGCACGAATAAGGAAAACGACGAGAAAGATCTGGCGGCCGCAGCTCCAGAAACGATGAAAGCCGTAGAGGGACGCAAACTGTACTGCAACATCTGTGAAAAGACGCTCGGCAATCGGAGCGCTTACTCGTACCACGTGAATCAGGTGCAtttgaacataaaaaagttCGATTGCACATTTTGCGAGAAAAAGTTTGGCAATCGGCGCTTGTTGAACAATCACATCGCTAATCTGCACTCGCGGGAACGTAACTTCGGCTGTACCGTGTGTGACAAGCGCTTCAAAACGAACGTCGCCCTCTATAATCACATGCGGGTGCATGACGATAAGCTACAGTTTAGCTGCCGGTTTTGTGACAAAAAGTTCCGTTTCCGGAACCACCTCGTAAGCCACGAGCTGGTCCACTTGGACGAGCGAAACTACTCCTGCAGCCAGTGTGACAAGAAGTTCAACACGAACGAGTGTCTGCAAAAGCACAAGCTGACGCACGTTACGACGGAACCGTACCAATGTCCGCTGTGTGGATTCAGCACGAAACAGAAGCGCTATCTAGTTCTGCATGCAAAGCGCATCCACATGGTACGGTAA
- the LOC125774790 gene encoding tubulin--tyrosine ligase-like protein 12 produces MDYEAFQAAHKPQLQSSGVPEHLWPELYRKLSDQVFDAGLSFSLLALDYGDEPRAPEDPVWTLQVSKEGGLKANDTTEIYLIDHAWTFRTDNARQLLNAHPELVSRLAVMMGLQQDDDVPANAYIPRILQDMWRWCNTYSLNADGLSVENRMPIWYVMDEVGSAILHGDSPNCRVVPFMHIPEGVTYSLLFPTEDIDEGENLYRDFVESVPTGSKERDALLLPWRYDSFVKEDFSQSEPAQDYFLVGHIEESLPDPDVAPPLIDGNRPLKVYSQYDLVNQYLTDASYEIVTDPADADILWMTSHFKEFRELSESNPNQFVNQFPFENVMTIKDLLSIVCRRMAKELPPSVGEEASLAPNPRWLPITYNLKTELVPFVSYFQNRAQRGMDNHWIVKPWNLARTLDTHITDNLGQIMRLQQTGPKIAQKYIEHPVLFERAELEASVKFDVRYVLLLKSVDELCAYVYTNFFLRFANKPFQLDDFDDYEKHFTVMNYGQYQLRHMKCDEFVRCWQTQFPKHPWDQIETDICEMLKEMLQGATRLGPPSGIGSSAQSRALYAVDLMLEWTEAGTRIQPKLLEVNFTPDCQRACEYYPEFYNDVFNLLFLDQENLDVFRRIV; encoded by the coding sequence ATGGATTACGAAGCATTTCAAGCGGCTCACAAACCTCAACTTCAATCGTCTGGCGTGCCGGAACATTTATGGCCGGAGCTGTACCGTAAGCTATCCGACCAAGTGTTTGATGCGGGACTGTCCTTCTCCCTGCTGGCGTTAGACTACGGAGATGAACCTAGGGCACCAGAGGATCCCGTGTGGACGCTGCAGGTATCGAAGGAAGGAGGGCTAAAAGCGAACGATACGACCGAAATCTATCTGATCGATCATGCGTGGACATTTCGCACGGACAATGCACGCCAGTTGCTGAACGCTCATCCGGAGCTGGTGAGCCGTTTGGCTGTTATGATGGGGCTGCAGCAGGACGATGATGTACCGGCGAATGCGTACATCCCGCGCATCCTGCAGGACATGTGGCGCTGGTGCAATACGTACTCGCTGAACGCGGATGGACTGTCGGTGGAAAACCGGATGCCGATTTGGTACGTAATGGATGAGGTGGGCAGTGCGATACTGCACGGCGATTCACCCAACTGTCGGGTCGTACCGTTCATGCACATCCCCGAAGGTGTAACGTACAGTTTGCTCTTCCCAACGGAGGACATCGACGAAGGTGAAAATTTGTATCGCGATTTCGTGGAAAGTGTGCCGACGGGTTCGAAAGAACGGGACGCACTCTTACTTCCTTGGCGCTACGATTCGTTCGTGAAGGAAGATTTCTCGCAATCAGAACCGGCGCAAGATTACTTTTTGGTGGGACATATCGAAGAGTCCCTCCCGGATCCGGACGTCGCACCACCTTTGATTGATGGAAACCGGCCACTGAAGGTGTACTCGCAGTATGATCTTGTCAATCAATACCTCACGGACGCGTCGTACGAAATTGTAACCGATCCGGCCGACGCAGACATTCTCTGGATGACGAGCCACTTCAAGGAGTTCCGAGAGCTAAGCGAAAGCAATCCAAATCAATTCGTGAACCAGTTCCCGTTCGAGAACGTAATGACGATCAAGGATCTGCTGAGTATCGTTTGCCGTAGAATGGCCAAGGAATTGCCTCCATCTGTGGGTGAAGAAGCATCACTAGCGCCCAATCCACGATGGCTTCCGATAACGTACAATTTAAAGACGGAGCTGGTCCCGTTCGTAAGTTACTTCCAGAATCGAGCACAACGCGGCATGGACAACCATTGGATTGTAAAGCCATGGAATTTGGCCCGTACGCTCGATACGCACATTACGGACAATCTTGGGCAGATTATGCGGCTGCAGCAAACGGGACCGAAGATAGCTCAGAAATACATCGAACATCCGGTGCTGTTCGAACGGGCGGAACTCGAAGCAAGCGTTAAGTTTGATGTACGctacgtgctgctgctgaaaaGCGTCGACGAGCTGTGCGCCTACGTGTACACGAACTTCTTCCTGCGCTTCGCCAACAAACCCTTCCAGCTGGACGATTTCGATGACTACGAGAAACACTTTACCGTCATGAACTATGGTCAGTATCAGTTGCGCCACATGAAGTGTGACGAGTTCGTGCGCTGCTGGCAGACGCAGTTCCCGAAACATCCCTGGGACCAGATCGAAACGGACATCTGCGAAATGTTGAAAGAGATGTTGCAAGGAGCTACACGATTAGGTCCGCCGAGTGGCATTGGCTCCAGCGCTCAATCACGTGCCCTTTATGCAGTGGATTTGATGCTCGAGTGGACGGAGGCAGGCACCAGAATACAGCCGAAGCTGCTGGAGGTGAACTTTACTCCCGATTGCCAACGGGCTTGCGAATACTATCCGGAGTTTTACAACGATGTGTTCAATTTGCTGTTTCTGGATCAGGAAAATTTGGACGTCTTCCGGCGCATCGTATAG